ttaggtggtttccacatcttggctattgtgaataatgctgcaatgaaatGGGAATGtggatatctctttgagacccttctttcaattcttttagatagatacccagaaatgggattgctgaatcatatggtagttcaatttttaattttttgaggcatctacatattattttccatagtagctgtgccattttatatttccaccaacgtgtacaagggttccagtttctccacaacctcaccaacacttgttttcttttttgtgagtgaccatcctaacagatgtgaggtagcatctcatggtggttttgatttacgTTTCCCTGaggattggtgatgttgagcaccttttcatatacttgtccatttgtatgtcttctctggagaaatgcctgttcaattccttacccatttttaaaatcaggttatttggttttttgcaattgaattgtaggagttccttatacatgtttgatattaaccccttatatCAGATATAggatttgtaatattttcttccattctgtaggttacctttaattttgttggtagtgtcctttgctgttcagaattttttttactttgatgttgACTAACTTGTCTATTTGTGCTTTGTTATCAATCCAAGAAATGACCAAGACCAATATCAAGAAgattttccttgtgttttattctaggagttttacagttttgggtcttacatttaagtctttaatccattttcagttgaATTTTATGTATGGTCTAAGATaaggatccaatttcattcttttgcatatggatacccagttttcccaacaccatttgttgaggaaacTACCCTTTCTCATTGTGAATTCTTGGTTCTCTAATGAAAATCAGCTGGCTGTGtgtacatgggtttatttctgggccctgttctgttccattgttctatatgtctgtctttataccAATACCATCCTATTTTGATaattgtagctttgtaatatattttgaaatcaaagtATGATGTTCCAGTTTTGTCaatctttctcaagattgctttggctattttttcttttgtggttccatgttactttcaggattgttttttctacttctgtaaaaaatgccaggATATTGATGGGGTAACATTGAACCTGTATGTTGCTTTGTGTACtatggacatcttaacaatattatctTTCAATTCACTTATTTGTGTCtcatttcaatttatttgtgtctaatttctttcagcaatgttttgttattttcagtgtATGAGTCTTCTGCCTTGTTGCTCAAgtttattcctaagaattttattatctttgatgctgttgtaaatgggattgtttccttaatttccttttctgttagttcgttattagtgtatagaaatgcaactaatttttgtatgttgatcttcTATGCTGCAATTTAACTGAGTTCACTTATTGGTTCTAACAGTTTTTATGgtgtcttcagggttttctgcATGTAAGATCAGGTCATCTGTgaaagagataattttacttcttttccaatttggatgccttttatttatttatctgtctatttatctatctatttctCTGGATAAATTTCAAGTACtatgaataaaagtggtgagaaaggacatccttgccttgttcctaaccttagaggtttcagtctttcaccattgattaTGATGTTCCCTGTGGATtcttcatatatggcctttattttgttgcAGTATACCTAGGttgctgagtgtttttatcaagatagggtgttgaattttgtcagatgctttttctgcatcagttgagacTATGATGTGATCATGATACATCATGGTCATGATCGTGATGTATAATAGTTTCAATATGCTATTGAATTCACTTTGCTAGTATTTTAGTCAGGATTTTTGCCTCGtattcttcagggatattggtttgtagtttttttgtagtgtcttatCTGGCTTtgatattagggtaatgctggtcttagAAAATGAGTTTAGAtatgttccttcctcttttttttttttttttttttggaagaatttgagagggtgttggtgttaattcttctttagatATTTGGTAGAATTGTCCCTTGAAGCCATCTGGttttggacttttctttgttgagagcattttgattgctgattcaatctccttaatAGTTATTGGTATGTtcagattctctatttcttcatgattcaatctgtgtaggttgtatgtttccaagaatttatttatttcttctaggtaattgttcatagtagtctcttttgatcttttttttacttctgtggcAATGTCCCCTCTTGcatttgattttcattatttgaGTCTTCCCTTCTTTGTCCTACTTAGTCTAGAtaagggtttgtcaattttgttgatcttaaAAGCCAACTGAGtactttgttgattttctattgtttttctaatctctatttcatttatttctgcctttatctttattatttccttccttctgataactttgggtttagtttagttttgtttttttctagttccttgaagcATAAAGTCCGTGGtttgagaactttcttctttttcaatgtaGGCATGTTCTGCTATCAACTTCCCTCTTAATACTGCTTttctgcatcccataaattttggtatgttgtgttttcattctcatttgtctcaagatattttctgatttcccttgtgaagaaatatttgaacaCCTTGGTTCTTCAAGAGTGTGtgatttaatttccatatatatttttaattttccaatttttcttctgttactgatttctagtttcattccattgtagtcagaaaagatacttggtatgatgtAAGTCTTATTAAATTAggtaagacttgttttgtggcctaacaagCTATCTATCCTGGGGAATGtttcatgtacacttgagaataatgtgtattctgctgatgTTGGGtggaattttctgtatatatgtgttAAATCCATTTGGCGTATTGTGTCGTTCAGGCCCTCCgtttccttattgatcttctgtctggttgttctaCCCATTATTGAAAGTAGGGTATTGAAAtatcctactattattatattacagtctgtttttctcttccattctgacaatgtttgcttcatatatttgggtgctctaaTGTTGAGGCCGTGTATATTTGTAATTGTATCTTTCCAGCGAATTGACCCTTTTACCATTttataatgtctttcttttttctttcaattttattttaacatttactcatttttgagagacagagagaaacagagcacaagcaggggaggggcacagagagaaagggagacacaggatccgaagcaggctccaggctctgagctgtcagcacagagccccacgcagggcttgaactcaccaaccgtgagattatgtcctgagccaaagtcggacacttaacccactgagccacccaactgccccttATAATGTCCATCTTTATCTCTTGTAACAGTTTTTccttaaagtctgttttatctgatataaatatggccatttctgttctcttttggttactatttgcatgggatcttttctcttttgttcattttcattctatgtgtgtttttatgtgtAAAGAGGATCTCCTgcagacagcatatagttgggtatagtttttttatttttgtttttgttttataatccattcagccattcaAAGTCTTTTGATTGGGGAGCTTATCCAGTtacatttaaaatacttactgggacatctgggtggctcagtcagttaagcgtctgactcttggtttcggctcaggtcataatttcacagtttgtgagttcaagccccgcatcgggctccacacagacagtgcagagcctgcatgggattctctctctccctctctctctctccgcccctcccctacttgtgctctctcttaaaataaataaaaatttaaaaataagaaggtttaaaataattactaaaggGGACAGACCTACTATtggcattttgttcattttttttttctgtctgtctggTAGCTATTTTTTCCCtggtttcctctctttctgccttccttgtGTGTTGTTGACTTTTTGTATTCACAAGCTTTGattgtgttctcattttcttttgtatatattctataggtatttgtgtgtgtgtggttaccATAGGGCTAATAATCTgttttaagttgataacaacttTAATCATATACAAAACccaactcttggggcacctgggtggctcagttggttgagcatccaacttcggctcaggtcatgatctcatggctcgtgagttcaagccccacgttgggctctgtgctgacagctcagagcctggatcctgcttccgattctgtgtctccctctccctctgcccctaacccactcacattctgtctctgtctctctcaaaaataaataaacataaaaaaaaccaaaacccaactcTTTTGCATCTCTCCACCCCTAACTTTGTTATTGATGTcacaaattatatctttatataaattGTATTCATAGTTTTATAgccatagttttttgtttttatgcttttgtcttttaaattctaTACCAGCGTTAAGTGTTTTTTGCAATACCATTACAGTAATAAAgtattctctgtcttttttttacatttatcaacaagctatatatttttatatttcatgtttctGTCTAGCATCCTTTTGTTTCAACTTGtgaactccctttagcatttaTTGTAAGGAAGATCTAGTGGGTAAagtccttcagcttttgttttctggaaagtgtttatttccccttcatttaaaaaaattttttttaatattttttaatatttatttatttctgagagagagagaaagagagcaggagtggaggaaaagcagagagagacggagacacagaatccaaagcaggctccaggctctgagctgtcagcacagagcccaacacggggcttgaacccacaaaccacgagatcatgacctgagccaaagtcagacgctaaacccactgagccacccaggcacccctctttcttcttcatttttgaaggacagttttttcAGATATAATAATCTTGACTGGCAGGTTTTTCTTCTCTCAACACCTTGAATACATTGTCTCGCTCACCTTGAACATATTATCtcaggtttctgctgagaaaacAGTGATAATCTTATGGGAGCTCCCTTGTATGTAGTGAGTTGCttttctcttattgttttcaagattctctctttgtctttgacttttgacagtttAATTATAATTTGTCTTGCTGGGAGCCTCTTTGGATTCATCATACTTAGAGACTACTGAGTGTCTCATACTTGAATGGTATATcttggtcattatttctttaattagccactccacccctttctctctcttttctcctcctggaaCTCCCATAATGTGTACATTGGGTAGCTTTATGATACCCTGGAAATCCCTTAggctttcttcacttttcttcattcttgtttgtttttgttcctctgaCTCAATAATCTCAAATAACTTGTCCTTGAGTTCACGGATTCTTCCTTGTTTGGTCAAGTGTGTCGTTGAACCCCTCTAATGAGTTTTTCAGTTCAGCTATTAAATATTCTTCAACTCtggaatttctgtttggttctttttttatagtttttatctctttcttgatattctcattttgtccatgcattattttcctgatttttctatAGTCTGGCTTTAAGCAGGGGGAAACCTTCAATAATCAGCCTGGCTTGAGATTCTAGGACTTCTGAAAACCTTTTCGGTGGATGCAATTTCTCTGAGTTTGTGAGCTAATTTCCCAGTTAAAGTTTTGGTGGTTTCTTTTTCAGGGCCTCATATATCTCTTGCTCCCTCTGGTGTCTATCTGTGGTATTGCAGGTTCTCTCGTGGTGTAGCACAAAGCCACCCCACTCAGTGGCATCCAAAAGTATGTTGTGCTCAGTGACATCCAAAGTATTTTGTACTTAGCGGCATCAAAAGTATTTTGGCTCCCCATCAGTACGCCAAATCATGTAAGACATAAACCAGTTCCTTGGGCAGCCCTCTGAAAATCCAGAATGTTTGATACATGTTCCACTCTTTTCCCTGccttccccctaccccccacaGAAAACCTGATCTGAGCTGTGCTCATTTCTGGAGTTCCTATAAAGGTATTTTGGTCCATACTTTGTTATTCAGTCACTTTCTCTGTTGGGGAGTAAAGACTGGGACTTCTTATTCCACCATCTTGTTGACATCACTGCCTCATCTCTTTCATGTAATGTGatatttcatcaaatctaagCTAGTATCAATTATTAGACATATTCCAATTTTGGAGATGTTAAAATGGGGGAGAATAACCAATGGCAACAGTAAGACACCATCTGTAGTAAGATGTGCTACAGTCTTGTTATGGTAGAAACTCACTtcagtaagtcagagaaagacaaatataggatttcactcatatgtggaatttaagaaacaaaacaaatgaacgtaGGGGAAcggaaggaaagataaaataagataaaaacagagggaggcaaaccataggagactcttaaatatagagaacaaactagggttgctggaggggaagtaggtgagggggatgggctaaatgcatgATGATGATGcacattaaggagggtacttgctgggatgaacactgggtgctatatgtaagtgatgaaccgctaaattctactcatgaaaccaatactacactatatgttaactaacatgaatttaaataataagaataaatcgCACTCCCAAACTACCccataagaaggaaagaaagaaagaaagaaagagaaaaagaaaaagaaaaaagaaaggaaaagaaagaagaaattaactcACTTCTAAGTATTAGGATGAAAAGTTAAGTGCTATAAAAAAGAGACTCAACAAAGCAGTGGCTTAGAGtacaaaaaaatctgtttctctctcactaaTAGTTGTGAAGCATCTAGGCAGGTGAGTGGGATAGCACTGCTACATGCTAAGTTCAAAAACCCACTTCCTTTTATCCTGTTGCTCTGCCACCCACTAGGATGCAATATCTAGGacataattatactaaaaattattcattgtttacctgaaattcaaatctaTTTGGGtgtcctgtgttttatctggcaaATCGATACTAGCAAACTATATAGTCTGCAACTATCAAAGCTGGGTTCCCACAGGTTACAAAAAGTGAAAAGGGGGTAGAAAATGAACTGAAGGCATGCCTGCTCTTTCCTGAGGTCTAAGCCCAGAAGTGTCATGTACCATTTCTGCTCATTTTCCAATGATAAGAAGTTAAGTCATATGACTTATACCTAACtacaaaggaggctgggaaacgTTGGTTAgttaagtgctcaaaaaaaaaaaaaaaaaatgggtgaacaGATTTTGGAGGACAGCTAGCAGTCTTCATCATAAGAACTTCCAGGATTGATCTTCTAggtgctttatttcttctttccttatctttgtatttttgctCTACATTGTTGGGgcttttcttgattttatctTCCAAGTGGTCTCTTGAATATCTTAATTTAGCTGTCATATGTTTAACTTTCCAAAGGTATTTCCTATTTTCCAACTGGTCCTTGCCACTAGTGACCTTTCTTGTTTTATGGAGGCAGTAACTTCCCAGATCTTCCTGAAGATATAtctagaatttttaaagattttactgtTACATTATAACTTTCTGTTGTCTGGAGTCACTTATtctgtttccccttctctctttcatgCTTCTAGCTGTCTTCATAACTCTGGTCCTCCTGGTTGCCTGTTTATGGAATGACAGATCTAGTTGGTTAATCTCAGTAATTGAGTTGGCTCCCTCAGTTGCTGTGTATTTCCTCTGTTGCTCTATGCTTCCCTGAGAGGTCACCCCCTTGAACAGGAAAGCTGAGTGGGGTCTTCTGGGAGGTTTTTCTGTAGTGTGAGTGGATGGGTTGTTGGGGGATGAGGTAGGGAGAGGGTTTGTAAATGTCACAATGACAAAAGTTTTATTCTGGGGTATCAACACTATATGAAACACCAGATTTGATTTCTATAGAATGAGCCTTCTGGGGTCTTGCCGTGTACGTTTTATTTTTGTCCGGAGGTAAGTGCTAGTTACTCTCCATTCTGGACGTAAGAGGGAGGTGACTTGTGCAGCTGCACAGACTTTCTACGGAGAGTATAGTTTCTAGACCCACTCCTCCTGTCTGTCATTAGTACCTGCCAACCATGAACTCAGAGCCTCTCTGTGGTTTTGCCGGGAAGACTGGCTCTCATTTCCATGCCTGAATTCTGGGCCATGGCTTCCTCCCACTCTGCTGAGCCATCAGTGTGTGTCATCTACTTTTAGAAACTGTTGGAGGTCTGCACCTGCCACTCCTCTTCCCTGCCATTCTCTTTGCTGTTATGTGTTTCTATTCCTTTTCAGTTATCTTAGCCAGGTCTCAGAAGGAAGGGGAAACAATCACTTGAGCTCAGACTAGAGTCTTGAACCTTTAATATGCTTACCTACTTTGTGAATCTCCAAGGGtatttgttggtttatttttgcaaCTACTTTATGGGTTAGGCATATGCTGTTAAATGGTGAGGCCTTTGTTCTGCTGAGCTCCTTGATGTGTTTGTGTACGCAGATTGGCATCAGGGGCTGAGAAAAGCCAAACAGCTTTTTATTATGGAGTAAAACAATCTGCAGTTTCCAGAGCAGTTGGGAGAGAGAGGATAAGGGCAGCGatgggaggaaagaggagaggaagctAGTGACATGCCATGATGGGAACCCCTCCCCAAGACTGCCAATCTCTCAAAGGGATTCTAAACTTACAGAATGCTTGTTGTGGTGGAATTTCCTGGGGAAGCCAGGGAAGATGCTCCGTTCTGTGACTgatggggacaaaacagactTGCACAGACCATAGGAACCTCAGGCAAAAGGCCGTGAGAGCATGAGTTCCAGGAATCTGCAGGAATTGGGTGGAGGGTTTGGACTTTCCATCCTGTGGAATTGGCAAGACTCTGAGGTAATCGTACAGAACTCTCTGTGGGTCAGGAGGGCCCCCAACTGGCACCTGGCATGTTTCCAACGTACCTGACCCCTTTAGCTCACCCTCCACACTAGCTTGAATGATCACACCATTCACCTGCTTGAAAATCCCGTTGTCTACAGCCCACAACTTTTTATCCTGGCATCCAACAGCCTTCACCATCTGGTCCCTCCCTTACCATCATCTCCTCCTCACACAGGACGCTCTGATTACGTTAAACATTTCACTGTTCCTTAAAACACTGCCATTTCCCTTCCATCTGAAATAACCTTCCTCTTCTTTGCCTGAGTAAACATCTATTCATTCTTTAAGACCAGACTCAATCATCGTCtcaccttttccttccctccaaagAGCTAGCCATTCCCACCTGTGTTCCCCCAATACCTTGTTCTGAGCAGAGTTTCTCTTCCTCTGAGTTCCCTGCAGGAAGGACTGTCTTATTCAATTTTGGACTCCAATGTCCAGTTCAGGCCAGCGTAAGGCCCTCCCCTGTGCTCCTAGTGCACCCTGGGTACAACCATAATGACCCATATCATCCTGCACTGTAACTCTAGGTTTTTGTGCCCATCTCCTGCACTCAGAGAATGAAGAGAACGAAGGAGAAAATTAGGGAAGttaataaaaaaggaagtcaCAGAGTGGATAAATGGGCTAGTCAGGACTCAAAAGTCTGGGCCAGTGCAGAAACCATAACCTATGAACTTGGTCAAAAAGGGGCAAATGAGATTGGCGAGTCCTGTCCCAAGATCAAAGCAAGTGCCTCGAGCACTGATCCTGGGTTTTACTGGCAGCAGAGATTCCCAGAAAGTCACAGCAACTGTTACTAAGGCTCTACGTAGGTCTGGAAGGATACCAAGCTCCCCAGACAGGGGACCAGTAGACCTAGCTTGGTAGTGAGTATAATGAAGAGCTTGGCCTTGGAATCATAAATACCTGATTTGAACCCCAGCATAGTCATTAAGTCAGGTCATTTAACATCTCAgaattttctcatcttaaaaatagggagaggtgcctgggtggctcagtgggttaagcatcctactcttaatttcggctgtcatgatctcacggctgtggGCTCGAGCCtcatgggctccacactgagtgaggaccctgcttaagattctctctctccttccccctgctcatgagctctctctctaaattaaaaaaataataacagtaagttatataaataaaaatgtttttaaaaaatggggataCTATTACCTTACAGGATAGTTGTGGAGATCAGAGGTAACAGGTGCCCAAGAACGGGTGCTCTGTGGTGTTTGATGGCAACTTTAATTACTAGGGAGTGTGCCAATTCATACATACAAGTTTGGGTGactatatgtttaaaatattttgtacgCAGAttttgaagaagcagaaagatgtATGTGAAATAAAAGTGCTTTGTCAAACATAAACACAttatttcaaagggatacatgcccctctatgtttatagcagcactgtttgcaatagccaagatacggaagcagcaCAAGTGTCTATcagctgatgagtggataaagaaggtgtggtatatacagtggaatattattcagccatgaaaaagaatggaatcttggggcgcctgggtggctcagtcagttgggcgtcccgacttcggctcaggtcatgatctcgcggtttgtgagttcaagctccacatcgggctgtgctgtcagcacagagcttgtttcagatcctctgccccgtctctcccttgctcctgcttgtgctctctcaaaattaaataaaaaacattaaaaaaataaaataaaatcttgccatctgcaatgacatgcatggagccagagagtataattctaagtgaaataaatcagagaaagacaaataccgtatgatctcactcatatgtgaaattcaagaaacaaaacaaacaagcaaaaggaaaaaagagagagagacaaaccaagaaacagattgttaactgtagagaacaaactgaaggtcacgcaaggggaggatgggtgaaacaagtcatgaggattaaggagtgtcCTTGTCGTGACGAGCaccaggtgattaaaataaaaactttttaaaaagtactttgtaaactgTAGTGTCCTACAAATGTCAGGGAATCATTTGGAAAGTCTTCTTTTATAGTTGGAATACAGGCTTTGGGTTTAGGCAGAAGTAGGTGGAGTCCTGCCCCTGCGACTTACTTgccatgtgatcttgggcaagtcactttctgGCAGCCTGTTTCTCCTTCTGTCAAATGTGGGTAATTCTTACTTCCCAGGGTTACGTGAGAATTCAACATAATGAGTACAAAGCTGCTAGCACATCTGTCTCTGGCTGGGTGGCAGGATCCCATGTGATAGGTCAGGTCACAGACGGTGCCAGTTTTAAGCCCGGTACCAGAATCACATTCTGGCAATTGGTTACAAATGAAAAGGGCCCCTCGGTCTGGAAGAGCAGGACCTGATTGGCAAGAGATGTAGAGAAGGGTCTTCTTTATGTGTTGGAGGAAATCTGGGTGAATGTTCAACTGCCGTCAGAAAACATGGAAATCTGGCATGTGGAGCCAGGCCGAAACCAGGAGGGCAGGAAGCTGGGCAGGATCCCCACCAAGCTGTCCCAGCCTTGGGAACTAAACCATTGCTACGAAAGGCAAAGACCCTCATCGCGGGTTCATCCCAGCCCTCACCCCTACTCCCCAACACTTATCACTTTTCCTAGACACAAATAAATGTCAATCAAGAATCTAAGGGAGGAAAGGTTCTCATACTTGGCACTGACTTCCCACAGAGCAAATGAACCAGGGCCACACCAGAAGGCCCCACTAGCTCCCATTTCCAGGGACTCACTTGGTCCCAGGCCGGCCCCCTAAGTGGATCCTCCTTCAGAAGCCAGTAGGTGCATGGAATGAAAAGAGCGTCAGTTCAGAATCAAGGGAGGCTCAAGTGTGAACTCTGGCTCCACCACATACCTGCTGTGTAACTTCACAGCAATTGACTTCACTTCTCCTCACTTGTTACCTCATCTTATTCCCTTGAGCAAACGTCAATGACACAAAGATGTAATGTGACCTGTAGAATCTACAGCATATGTGGGTTCCTTCTGCCTTCCTGCTCAAAGGCTCCAGAGACCCAGCCTGCTTTCCTCTGCTTTTCAGAGCAGCCACCCATTCTGTCTTTCCTGGAATTCAACCCCCTTCCAGAGAGGCTGCAGCATGGCCGCCTCCCCAGCTCCCACTTCCTTGATGCCCCAAATAAGTACACAGGTCCTTTTCATTGAAGAGTTTTACTGCTAATCACTCTAGGAACagatggaggtggggtggggggaacaagTCACAAACATGGGGGACTGTGAAGGTCCCTAGATCAAGGCTCCCTGAGGGCTTCCCTTTCATTCCTAAGGCAGGGCCAGACCTCTTCTCCAGGCCAAGGAGGCCCCTTCCATTGGGAAGGCTGCTCCCCCCAACACAGGTGGGGCCCAGCAGATGGGAACTGGCAGCCACTGCAATGTGCCCCGAGCATTTCATACACAATTCCGAGGACCTTCAGACAGTGATGCCACCTCACAGGGACTTCCTCAAAGGCCAGGGGATGATTGCCCTAATGATAGGAGCATGTGCCAAGCCTATCCTACTTCTCTTTCATCCCAAGGAGATGAAGCCAAGACTGGATCCTCCCACTTTCCAAGGCAAGAAATTGGCCTGGAAAGGGGCAGGGATTTTTACTCAAGGGTCCCTTCTCAGGACTTCCTGGAGATCCTGGCTTCAGAGGCAACAGGAAACCATTCTCcaaagtgggaggaggggcttgAGGTCAAGGGGGCAGCAGCAGATCCTACAGATCTTCCTACACTAGgctggggtctctctctctctctctctctctctctctctctctccctcattgtCCTTCAGCTGGCGTCTTTCCCAGCCTGCTCTCCCATGTGCGTTTTCTGGTGGCGGATAAGGTTGGAGCTCCGGGAGAAGTGTTTCCCACACAGAGTGCACCAGTAGGGCTTCTCCCCTCTGTGGGTCCTCTGGTGTGCTCCAAAGTTGGAGATGTCGCTGAAGGTCCGCCCACACTCGGTGCACTCATAGGGCCTCTCGCCCGTGTGCGTGCGGTGGTGCACACCGAAGCTGGAGCTGTTGCTGAAGCTCTTGCCGCACTCACAGCAGATGTAGGGCGCTGGCTCCAGGTGCGTCCGGTGATGCACCGCCAGCGTGGCACTCTGGCTGAAGCTCTTGCCACAGAGGTCACAGCGGTACGGCCGCTTGCCCAGGTGATCTTGTTGGTGCGTGGTAAGGTCTGAGCGCCGCCGAAAGCTCTCCTGACACTTGGGACATTTGTAGTGCTTCTCTTCCAGGTGGATCCGCTCGTGCCGGATGCGGTTGGAG
Above is a window of Panthera uncia isolate 11264 chromosome C1 unlocalized genomic scaffold, Puncia_PCG_1.0 HiC_scaffold_4, whole genome shotgun sequence DNA encoding:
- the ZNF691 gene encoding zinc finger protein 691; the protein is MGSEKEKEQNPEQHLPEEGEWGKPWRVEDSEGFRIPDGEKEHEQESLSEGPREIHPKKPLQKVTDPAREPGGPMAHPRPEIDEKPFICAQCGKTFNNTSNLRTHQRIHTGEKPYKCSECGKSFSRSSNRIRHERIHLEEKHYKCPKCQESFRRRSDLTTHQQDHLGKRPYRCDLCGKSFSQSATLAVHHRTHLEPAPYICCECGKSFSNSSSFGVHHRTHTGERPYECTECGRTFSDISNFGAHQRTHRGEKPYWCTLCGKHFSRSSNLIRHQKTHMGEQAGKDAS